In Bactrocera oleae isolate idBacOlea1 chromosome 3, idBacOlea1, whole genome shotgun sequence, a genomic segment contains:
- the LOC106618028 gene encoding uncharacterized protein isoform X2 produces MDTTTVESIIAMPLGAASNSNTNMSCGSSSSSSNSSGYASATTPTNPASAGSSSSQYSDSHSNTPVGLVEPTPVATIAAVTPYYNETFQHQHHLQQQQHQPQLHHPPHPQYPHQTHSYQLTEQLPTSSQYDNTYDSYAYLSGGESYQPSGGGGERNLLGMRHTTSYYTTLEKPSKPPTQMALQPNSNTANNNKIYNNNSSETGLHTTKRIGEPNTPAKPQAAATPFYANSAQTGGTGTYGDSIKYRMSSGTKMPTLGGYLNYGNQPLDISNTVNYTQSFQQHHAGKPLQDVPYGAGPTQVKAFNTLPNARLPQQRLGMHYGNTAMPVGIPIGNASNNSNGSNSNSSIYIDKYDKYLYNAVSTVAQSPYYTTTPPANLSAMPYNAVPYAPAPPASTSVPPQYAAEIPNDAYRKSSATSSWHWSMEYANGNCRTLPSPNGIPTAAIPPTNTSYVPTNPTAAANRDIYYTSDKYSNKYDKYNSYYNPHQQYMTSNATGRSAWSNSAHASAHLVPALAERLSHPYPHHVPLPTSGVPTALAPSAHPSLAYHHPYTPSAATATARQNCCSQFQQQNCYYPRTAHHPHLPPNTYSPHSQTPPYATNSTAVSSGNNPVIKYNVLDYGPANKSKANTNDVYAATPTYEATNMNYHTHPAGMAHSTQYGNNMAPTAVVAHSPLNRNMTPGSHSDITTVYYNDLNMQTSYDNYMGPIQPTSLVEGRRESLVQRVDRLPNLPPPYTESTATKNSLIDYRKPTVTPNDDYFIAEPTLTNLDEHMATNMSQNHYDNSYGIANGLQPVDDGMYSKAATHESTVKSGNATPTTPTTKTYSSLRDFLSTWNEDEEDYSGADELQFVENAPPTIAQVMSTEDNTNCVEVINKMSSLQELPSKANTPGAYSVVDSAPLYRPQPLPIVVNNLQLKEAFKSRSKTQPSIDSGTTINIEENQYANINLPDIVIDIEKSGGAAPNISGTTKTPSSTNVVGKSNAKDVTYDCFDVEKELDELESIKMVKIPKINTEMTPIRNGSVIMKAATEALGVVTPNAMLESENLKIIANVKSVNTSAVHVMPEKVEKDFNFSEHRVEQSLLTVQTKSDSAFDRSIECDNTTSSNGSTFEKEYETFINKIGNEFDYKVSSNNENNFTTAVTDKLVQSEINTNVAKLIQEVPPNEISNTTVKQNTESDMEIAQKIKSFSKFHKRKRKSSEATKDASKIPKQSHDLEQEVNKETNFTETFSKPCLKRECNIRVSTIRLKYIKRQENKGPSFYQRRIRALYRQFIKINKRLMISSLLKEEMIKVSQNHLPLTGPKSITQFPTGVANDFKQYFNPKTLKCLCVAFINSELFQNKLLKSAEISKEIDKNPYANTNEESVRDSSMLQEVKGYEFKENTNNVVCSKVTSPDSLKSFVAKQTFEQNVRNELSNKTQEIEELESLKQLGEEHQITELGLDCNEDIQNNLNSKNQIEFCISFPTTLDVKNVKIELNSFETGEFEEEVHSPGFITEPMVDSVEPNTESINTRPTYGEQLVTHYEHDRNVVKEIGSAAYDADISADGEIETMKPLAKDIEKLFSDINTSPKIMDILENQYNCIEIVENEASDTKNLARLSKDVVNHVIPVNESENHVNQITEDVRITKQQAELSNLIDEKVENKELEAMDLTCSAEVEENPTHNQKTEVTEYAFSIFHHEKTFSEFSEPNMDFEGTFKDAEYSTKIDSSPLSVMEITKSPSTALHMVSAAHIKNENSKDTKIAMLNAFDFGEQAKQSQHFSRDVHLSETENSLDIFGARRSAEHFTATSKNYFKKIVDLGEHSSDSISSSSTVSSTSSFGRRSRTSSSSSCSSSTDENSQSSVKTVQSDFNEMKELERELSQHQANEAGVALELENDEKTAAATYIEDNSSNEVYINSSKTITENDIKTLKKILESDSDGHEEISTNLEDVKDDTMDDEKISADKTTSVLKEQLADTVNGVAEDNKLIQNEDSVASNGETNVTVPAAEHECMGTEVMEECVKSCDKSCDVEDLARELAVEENQPQNETLFCAAINVNDDDDGSGVPSLKKLSLNYIERVTSIENHTLNTRTEDALNSKIPKLSDLCKNALSSSFEISANNSSNTNRNTPETLERELSVEEALAEMYRQAGVTSDPEDGDAEEREAQDVVLINLEEILVNDSDLYVLQCDMNENVLSVVAHSQANDLPMQVDDESIEDIERAVNAEIHAEEMMGLENSQERVVVADDMQTDFLESFVNVHDAVDNSPSALPLTPYITPPHTVEYVEDELRISNDDSLNTQFDFPAIHHEEIVSHDYKRLKRQAPPW; encoded by the exons ATGGATACTACGACTGTTGAATCTATAATTGCAATGCCGCTGGGCGCCGCCAGCAATAGCAATACCAACATGAGCTGCGGCAGCAGtagtagcagcagcaacagtagTGGCTATGCGAGTGCCACCACTCCCACAAATCCCGCCTCGGCCGGCAGTAGCAGCAGTCAATATTCGGACTCGCATTCCAACACACCTGTGGGCTTGGTCGAGCCGACACCTGTGGCCACAATAGCTGCCGTAACGCCGTACTACAATGAAACGTTCCAACACCAACACCAcctgcaacaacagcagcatcaACCACAACTTCATCATCCACCACATCCACAGTACCCACACCAAACACATTCATATCAATTAACGGAGCAGTTGCCCACATCCTCGCAATATGATAACACCTACGATTCGTACGCTTATCTAAGTGGTGGCGAAAGCTATCAGCCGTCCGGTGGTGGTGGTGAACGCAATTTATTGGGCATGCGACATACTACATCGTATTATACAACCTTGGAGAAGCCAAGTAAGCCGCCCACGCAGATGGCATTACAGCCTAATAGTAAtactgccaacaacaacaaaatttacaataacaatagcagcGAAACCGGGCTCCATACCACCAAACGTATTGGTGAGCCAAACACGCCCGCCAAACCACAGGCCGCCGCAACGCCGTTCTATGCGAATTCAGCGCAAACGGGTGGTACGGGCACCTATGGGGACTCCATCAAATATAGAATGTCCTCTGGGACTAAAATGCCAACCCTTGGGGGTTATCTGAATTACGGGAACCAACCATTAGATATTAGCAACACAGTGAATTATACCCAAAGCTTTCAGCAGCATCACGCAGGAAAACCGCTACAGGACGTGCCGTATGGTGCGGGTCCGACACAAGTGAAAGCATTTAACACGCTGCCGAATGCACGCTTGCCGCAACAACGTCTGGGTATGCATTATGGCAATACAGCTATGCCTGTCGGCATTCCTATCGGCAATGCGTCGAATAACAGTAACGGCAGTAACAGCAATAGCAGCATTTATATCGATAAGtatgataaatatttatataacgcAGTGAGTACTGTGGCGCAGTCACCGTATTATACAACCACACCACCCGCCAACCTCTCAGCAATGCCCTACAATGCAGTACCGTACGCCCCCGCGCCGCCTGCATCCACGTCAGTCCCACCGCAGTATGCTGCTGAAATTCCCAACGACGCCTACCGTAAGTCATCGGCCACGTCATCTTGGCACTGGAGCATGGAGTATGCTAACGGTAATTGTCGTACGCTGCCGTCGCCCAACGGTATACCGACTGCCGCCATACCGCCGACGAATACCAGCTATGTACCGACTAACCCCACAGCCGCCGCCAATCGTGATATCTACTATACTTCTGACAAGTATAGCAACAAATATGATAAGTACAATTCATATTATAACCCACACCAACAGTATATGACGTCGAATGCGACTGGACGTAGTGCCTGGTCGAATTCGGCGCACGCCTCAGCACACCTTGTACCCGCACTAGCTGAACGTTTATCACACCCTTATCCACACCATGTACCACTACCTACAAGCGGCGTGCCAACCGCCTTGGCGCCGTCTGCACATCCTTCTCTCGCATATCATCATCCTTACACGCCTTCCGCAGCTACAGCCACTGCGCGCCAAAATTGTTGCTCACAATTTCAACAACAAAACTGCTACTATCCTCGTACGGCACACCATCCTCACCTTCCACCGAATACATATAGTCCACACTCGCAAACGCCACCGTACGCCACCAACAGTACTGCAGTCAGCAGTGGTAACAACCCTGTTATCAAATATAACGTGCTAGATTATGGTCCTGCCAACAAATCAAAGGCGAATACAAATGATGTTTACGCTGCAACGCCTACCTATGAAGCGACGAATATGAATTATCATACCCATCCGGCAGGTATGGCCCACAGTACTCAATATGGGAACAATATGGCACCTACTGCGGTCGTTGCACATTCACCGCTTAATCGTAATATGACACCGGGTTCCCACAGTGACATCACGACTGTTTATTATAATGATCTCAATATGCAAACCAGCTACGACAACTATATGGGGCCTATACAACCTACGTCGCTAGTTGAAGGGCGACGCGAAAGTTTAGTCCAAAGAGTTGACCGTCTACCCAATTTGCCACCCCCCTACACAGAATCTACTGCTACGAAGAATTCTTTAATCGACTACCGGAAGCCTACGGTAACGCCAAATGATGACTATTTCATAGCGGAGCCAACACTCACCAATTTAGACGAGCACATGGCTACCAATATGAGCCAGAACCATTACGATAATAGCTATGGCATAGCCAATGGATTGCAACCAGTCGACGACGGCATGTATAGCAAAGCAGCAACGCATGAGAGTACAGTTAAATCTGGTAAcgcaacaccaacaacaccCACTACGAAAACCTACTCCAGTTTGCGTGATTTTCTTAGCACGTGGAATGAGGATGAAGAGGATTACAGTGGTGCTGATGAGCTACAGTTTGTGGAGAATGCACCACCAACGATTGCTCAAGTCATGAGCACCGAAGACAATACTAACTGTgttgaagtaataaataaaatgtcgaGCTTGCAAGAACTTCCCAGCAAAGCGAATACACCAGGTGCCTACAGTGTTGTTGATTCCGCTCCGCTATATCGGCCGCAACCGCTGCCGATAGTTGTAAATAACTTACAATTAAAAGAAGCATTTAAATCACGCTCAAAGACTCAACCAAGCATCGACTCTGGTACCACAATTAATATCGAGGAAAATCAGTATGCAAATATAAACTTACCTGACATTGTCATCGATATCGAAAAGTCCGGCGGCGCAGCACCAAATATATCAGGCACAACTAAGACACCAAGCAGCACCAATGTCGTCGGAAAATCCAATGCCAAGGACGTAACCTATGATTGCTTTGATGTTGAAAAGGAGCTAGATGAACTAGAATCAATAAAGATGGTAAAGATACCAAAAATCAATACCGAAATGACGCCCATACGCAACGGTAGCGTTATAATGAAAGCGGCAACTGAAGCGCTCGGAGTAGTTACGCCCAATGCAATGCTCGAATcagaaaatcttaaaataattgCGAATGTTAAATCTGTAAATACTTCTGCTGTACACGTAATGCCGGAAAAAGTGGAGAAAGATTTTAATTTCTCAGAGCACAGAGTAGAACAATCTTTATTAACCGTCCAAACAAAAAGCGACAGCGCATTTGATAGAAGTATTGAATGTGACAATACAACTAGTTCGAATGGTTCCACATTTGAGAAGGAATACGAAACCTTCATTAATAAGATCGGAAATGAGTTTGATTATAAAGTTAGTAGTAACAATGAGAACAATTTTACTACAGCTGTAACCGACAAATTAGTTCAGTCCGAAATCAATACAAATGTTGCCAAATTAATCCAGGAAGTGCCACCCAATGAAATAAGTAACACAACGGTCAAACAAAATACGGAAAGCGATATGGAGAtagcacaaaaaattaaaagtttttcgaAGTTCCATAAAAGAAAGCGAAAATCTTCGGAAGCAACCAAAGATGCGAGTAAAATTCCGAAACAATCACATGATCTTGAACAAGAAGTGAACAAGGAAACCAATTTTACAGAGACCTTCTCCAAACCTTGCTTAAAGAGAGAGTGCAATATCCGCGTAAGCACAATTCgcctgaaatatataaaaagacaGGAAAACAAAGGTCCTTCTTTCTATCAACGTAGGATACGGGCATTATATCGACAATTCATTAAGATTAACAAACGACTCATGATATCAAGTCTGTTGAAAGAAGAAATGATCAAAGTGTCGCAAAACCACCTGCCGTTAACCGGTCCCAAAAGTATTACTCAATTTCCTACTGGTGTTGCAAACGATTTCAAACAATATTTCAATCCGAAAACATTGAAATGCCTTTGTGTGGCTTTCATTAATTCTGAGCTGTTCCAAAACAAACTCTTGAAGAGTGCTGAAATTAGTAAAGAAATTGATAAAAACCCATATGCAAACACCAATGAAGAAAGTGTAAGGGATAGCTCAATGTTACAGGAAGTGAAAGGTTatgaatttaaagaaaatactaACAACGTGGTCTGTAGTAAAGTAACATCACCAGATTCGTTGAAATCATTCGTTGCAAAACAAACTTTTGAACAGAACGTTCGAAATGAACTTTCTAATAAAACTCAAGAAATTGAAGAGTTAGAATCCTTAAAACAGTTAGGGGAAGAACATCAAATAACTGAATTGGGTCTCGATTGTAATGAAGATattcaaaacaatttaaattcaaagaATCAAATTGAGTTTTGCATTTCATTTCCAACTACTTTGGATGTGAAGAATGTGAAAATTGAGCTCAATAGCTTTGAAACCGGTGAATTCGAGGAAGAAGTTCATAGTCCTGGTTTTATTACAGAACCAATGGTTGATAGTGTTGAACCTAATACAGAAAGCATTAACACAAGACCTACATATGGAGAACAGTTAGTCACTCATTATGAACATGACAGAAATGTTGTTAAAGAAATTGGATCCGCAGCATATGATGCTGATATATCAGCTGATGGTGAAATCGAAACCATGAAACCTTTAGCGAAAGACATTGAGAAACTGTTTTCCGATATAAATACAAGTCCAAAAATTATGGATATTTTAGAGAATCAGTATAATTGCATTGAAATCGTAGAAAATGAAGCGTCTGATACAAAGAACTTGGCGCGTTTGAGCAAAGATGTCGTTAATCATGTAATTCCAGTAAATGAATCTGAAAATCATGTGAATCAGATCACCGAAGATGTACGAATTACCAAACAACAAGCGGAATTGAGTAATTTAATTGATGAGAAAGTTGAAAATAAGGAGCTGGAAGCAATGGATCTGACGTGTTCCGCAGAAGTTGAGGAGAATCCAACACATAATCAGAAAACAGAAGTAACTGAATATGCATTCTCAATATTTCACCATGAGAAGACGTTTTCTGAATTTTCAGAACCTAATATGGACTTCGAAGGCACATTTAAGGATGCTGaatattcaacaaaaattgATAGCAGTCCTTTATCTGTTATGGAAATTACTAAAAGTCCTTCCACAGCTCTGCATATGGTTTCGGCAGCACATATAAAGAACGAAAACAGTAAAGACACAAAAATTGCAATGCTAAACGCATTTGACTTTGGCGAACAAGCAAAGCAATCACAGCACTTCAGTAGAGATGTACATTTATCTGAAACGGAAAATAGCCTTGATATATTTGGAGCTAGAAGAAGTGCAGAACACTTCACAGCAACGtcaaaaaattacttcaaaaagATTGTGGATCTTGGCGAACACTCTTCAGACAGTATCTCATCGAGCAGTACTGTTTCGTCCACATCATCTTTTGGCCGCAGATCACGCACATCCTCATCGTCCAGTTGTAGTTCGTCCACGGACGAGAATTCTCAAAGTAGCGTAAAAACGGTGCAAAGCGATTTCAATGAAATGAAGGAGTTGGAAAGGGAACTCTCGCAACATCAGGCAAATGAAGCGGGTGTCGCTCTTGAGCTTGAAAATGACGAAAAGACTGCGGCAGCGACCTATATCGAAGATAACAGTAGCAATGAAGTATATATCAATTCTTCGAAAACGATAACGGAGAATGACATTAAAaccttgaaaaaaattttagaaagcgATAGTGATGGGCATGAAGAGATAAGTACAAACCTTGAGGATGTTAAAGACGATACAATGGACGATGAAAAAATAAGTGCCGACAAAACAACAAGCGTTTTAAAAGAACAACTAGCCGATACAGTAAATGGTGTGGCGGAAGATAACAAACTAATACAAAATGAAGATAGCGTTGCAAGTAACGGTGAAACAAACGTGACAGTGCCTGCGGCAGAGCATGAATGTATGGGTACGGAGGTGATGGAAGAGTGTGTAAAGAGTTGCGATAAGTCGTGCGATGTGGAAGATTTGGCGCGTGAACTCGCAGTGGAAGAAAACCAGCCGCAGAACGAAACTCTGTTTTGCGCAGCAATAAATgttaatgatgatgatgatggcaGTGGAGTACCGAGTTTGAAGAAACTATCACTGAACTATATAGAGCGCGTAACTTCCATTGAAAATCATACGTTAAATACCCGAACTGAGGATGCGTTAAATAGTAAAATACCAAAGCTAAGTGACCTTTGTAAAAATGCCTTAAGTAGTTCCTTTGAAATTAGcgccaacaacagcagcaacacaaACCGAAACACGCCCGAAACATTAGAGCGTGAATTAAGCGTTGAAGAAGCTTTAGCCGAAATGTATCGACAAGCCGGTGTCACATCAGATCCCGAAGATGGCGATGCTGAGGAGAGAGAAGCTCAAGATGTAGTACTAATTAATTTAGAAGAAATTTTAGTTAATGATAGTGATTTATATGTTTTACAATGTGATATGAATGAAAATGTGCTCAGCGTTGTGGCGCATTCGCAGGCCAACGATTTGCCAATGCAAGTCGATGATGAGAGTATAGAAGATATTGAGAGAGCTGTAAATGCTGAAATTCACGCAGAAGAAATGATGGGTTTAGAAAACTCCCAAGAAAGGGTGGTAGTGGCTGATGATATGCAAACCGATTTTCTTGAGTCATTCGTGAACGTACACGATGCCGTAGATAATTCCCCATCCGCACTACCGTTAACCCCATACATTACACCCCCACACACAGTAGAGTACGTTGAAGATGAGTTGAGAATCAGTAACGATGACTCACTCAATACACAATTCGATTTTCCCGCCATACATCACGAAGAAATCGTCTCGCATGATTACAAGCGGCTCAAACGACAG GCCCCACCATGGTAA